From Suncus etruscus isolate mSunEtr1 chromosome 6, mSunEtr1.pri.cur, whole genome shotgun sequence, one genomic window encodes:
- the RNF44 gene encoding RING finger protein 44 isoform X2 gives MLRPASQQSPFMVDLHEQVHQGPVPLSYTVTTVTTQGFPLPGSQHIPGCSAQQLPACSVMFSGQQYPLCCLPPPLIQTCTVQQLPVPYQAYPHLISSDHYILHPPPPAPHPQPPPMAPLGQFVSLQAQHPRMPLQRLDSDVDLRGDQHPLGGFPYPTSAPGPALSPSMPLHYLPHDTLHQDLPFGVAYPHMMPRRLSTQRYRLQQPLPPPPPPPPPPYYPSFLPYFLSMLPMSPTAMGPTISLDLDVDDVEMENYEALLNLAERLGDAKPRGLTKADIEQLPSYRFNPDSHQSEQTLCVVCFSDFEARQLLRVLPCNHEFHAKCVDKWLKANRTCPICRADASEVPREAE, from the exons ATGCTGCGCCCAGCCTCCCAGCAGAGCCCATTCATGGTTGATCTCCACGAGCAG GTGCATCAGGGCCCTGTCCCTCTGTCCTACACAGTCACCACAGTGACTACCCAGGGCTTCCCCTTGCCTGGCAGCCAGCACATCCCTGGCTGCAGCGCCCAGCAGCTGCCAGCATGCTCCGTGATGTTCAGCGGGCAGCAGTATCCTCTATGCTGCCTCCCACCCCCG CTGATCCAGACCTGCACAGTACAGCAGCTTCCAGTCCCCTACCAGGCGTACCCACATCTCATCTCCAGCGACCACTACATCCTGCACCCCCCACCACCTGCCCCTCACCCACAACCTCCCCCCATGGCACCCCTGGGGCAGTTTGTGTCTCTGCAGGCTCAGCATCCGAGGATG CCCCTGCAGCGGCTTGACAGTGACGTGGACCTGCGAGGTGACCAGCACCCACTGGGGGGCTTCCCCTACCCCACCTCAGCCCCGGGCCCAGCCCTGTCGCCCTCCATGCCGCTGCATTACCTGCCTCACGACACACTGCACCAGGACCTGCCATTTGGTGTG GCATACCCCCACATGATGCCCCGGAGACTGAGCACCCAGAGATACCGCCTGCAGCAGCCATTGCCCCCACCACCGCCGCCGCCACCCCCACCGTACTATCCCAGCTTCTTGCCCTACTTCCT CTCGATGCTGCCAATGTCCCCCACAGCCATGGGGCCCACCATCAGCCTGGACCTGGACGTGGACGACGTGGAGATGGAGAATTACGAG GCCCTCTTAAACCTGGCAGAGCGACTGGGAGACGCCAAGCCCCGGGGCCTCACCAAAGCAGACATTGAGCAGCTCCCGTCCTATCGCTTCAACCCCGACAGCCACCAGTCGGAGCAGACGCT ATGTGTCGTCTGCTTCAGTGACTTCGAAGCACGCCAGCTACTCCGGGTTCTCCCGTGCAACCACGAGTTCCATGCCAAATGCGTGGACAAGTGGCTAAAG GCCAACCGGACATGTCCCATCTGCCGGGCAGACGCCTCTGAGGTGCCCAGGGAGGCCGAGTGA
- the RNF44 gene encoding RING finger protein 44 isoform X1 — translation MLRPASQQSPFMVDLHEQVHQGPVPLSYTVTTVTTQGFPLPGSQHIPGCSAQQLPACSVMFSGQQYPLCCLPPPQLIQTCTVQQLPVPYQAYPHLISSDHYILHPPPPAPHPQPPPMAPLGQFVSLQAQHPRMPLQRLDSDVDLRGDQHPLGGFPYPTSAPGPALSPSMPLHYLPHDTLHQDLPFGVAYPHMMPRRLSTQRYRLQQPLPPPPPPPPPPYYPSFLPYFLSMLPMSPTAMGPTISLDLDVDDVEMENYEALLNLAERLGDAKPRGLTKADIEQLPSYRFNPDSHQSEQTLCVVCFSDFEARQLLRVLPCNHEFHAKCVDKWLKANRTCPICRADASEVPREAE, via the exons ATGCTGCGCCCAGCCTCCCAGCAGAGCCCATTCATGGTTGATCTCCACGAGCAG GTGCATCAGGGCCCTGTCCCTCTGTCCTACACAGTCACCACAGTGACTACCCAGGGCTTCCCCTTGCCTGGCAGCCAGCACATCCCTGGCTGCAGCGCCCAGCAGCTGCCAGCATGCTCCGTGATGTTCAGCGGGCAGCAGTATCCTCTATGCTGCCTCCCACCCCCG CAGCTGATCCAGACCTGCACAGTACAGCAGCTTCCAGTCCCCTACCAGGCGTACCCACATCTCATCTCCAGCGACCACTACATCCTGCACCCCCCACCACCTGCCCCTCACCCACAACCTCCCCCCATGGCACCCCTGGGGCAGTTTGTGTCTCTGCAGGCTCAGCATCCGAGGATG CCCCTGCAGCGGCTTGACAGTGACGTGGACCTGCGAGGTGACCAGCACCCACTGGGGGGCTTCCCCTACCCCACCTCAGCCCCGGGCCCAGCCCTGTCGCCCTCCATGCCGCTGCATTACCTGCCTCACGACACACTGCACCAGGACCTGCCATTTGGTGTG GCATACCCCCACATGATGCCCCGGAGACTGAGCACCCAGAGATACCGCCTGCAGCAGCCATTGCCCCCACCACCGCCGCCGCCACCCCCACCGTACTATCCCAGCTTCTTGCCCTACTTCCT CTCGATGCTGCCAATGTCCCCCACAGCCATGGGGCCCACCATCAGCCTGGACCTGGACGTGGACGACGTGGAGATGGAGAATTACGAG GCCCTCTTAAACCTGGCAGAGCGACTGGGAGACGCCAAGCCCCGGGGCCTCACCAAAGCAGACATTGAGCAGCTCCCGTCCTATCGCTTCAACCCCGACAGCCACCAGTCGGAGCAGACGCT ATGTGTCGTCTGCTTCAGTGACTTCGAAGCACGCCAGCTACTCCGGGTTCTCCCGTGCAACCACGAGTTCCATGCCAAATGCGTGGACAAGTGGCTAAAG GCCAACCGGACATGTCCCATCTGCCGGGCAGACGCCTCTGAGGTGCCCAGGGAGGCCGAGTGA
- the RNF44 gene encoding RING finger protein 44 isoform X3, with protein MRPWALMVTRWSPSAPVGQPRFPARAGSARGPPWGSSGCSGPLASSPAQDERFPFHQLLPRAVCRIEERRAGRSLRMLRPASQQSPFMVDLHEQVHQGPVPLSYTVTTVTTQGFPLPGSQHIPGCSAQQLPACSVMFSGQQYPLCCLPPPLIQTCTVQQLPVPYQAYPHLISSDHYILHPPPPAPHPQPPPMAPLGQFVSLQAQHPRMPLQRLDSDVDLRGDQHPLGGFPYPTSAPGPALSPSMPLHYLPHDTLHQDLPFGVAYPHMMPRRLSTQRYRLQQPLPPPPPPPPPPYYPSFLPYFLSMLPMSPTAMGPTISLDLDVDDVEMENYEALLNLAERLGDAKPRGLTKADIEQLPSYRFNPDSHQSEQTLCVVCFSDFEARQLLRVLPCNHEFHAKCVDKWLKANRTCPICRADASEVPREAE; from the exons ATGAGACCATGGGCACTGATGGTCACTAGGTGGTCCCCCTCTGCGCCCGTGGGTCAGCCGAGATTCCCTGCAAGAGCCGGCAGCGCTCGGGGCCCACCTTGGGGAAG CTCCGGCTGCTCGGGCCCCCTGGCCAGTTCACCTGCCCAGGATGAGCGCTTCCCCTTCCACCAGCTGCTGCCCCGAGCAGTGTGCCGCATAGAGGAGCGCCGAGCCGGCAGGAGCTTGCGAATGCTGCGCCCAGCCTCCCAGCAGAGCCCATTCATGGTTGATCTCCACGAGCAG GTGCATCAGGGCCCTGTCCCTCTGTCCTACACAGTCACCACAGTGACTACCCAGGGCTTCCCCTTGCCTGGCAGCCAGCACATCCCTGGCTGCAGCGCCCAGCAGCTGCCAGCATGCTCCGTGATGTTCAGCGGGCAGCAGTATCCTCTATGCTGCCTCCCACCCCCG CTGATCCAGACCTGCACAGTACAGCAGCTTCCAGTCCCCTACCAGGCGTACCCACATCTCATCTCCAGCGACCACTACATCCTGCACCCCCCACCACCTGCCCCTCACCCACAACCTCCCCCCATGGCACCCCTGGGGCAGTTTGTGTCTCTGCAGGCTCAGCATCCGAGGATG CCCCTGCAGCGGCTTGACAGTGACGTGGACCTGCGAGGTGACCAGCACCCACTGGGGGGCTTCCCCTACCCCACCTCAGCCCCGGGCCCAGCCCTGTCGCCCTCCATGCCGCTGCATTACCTGCCTCACGACACACTGCACCAGGACCTGCCATTTGGTGTG GCATACCCCCACATGATGCCCCGGAGACTGAGCACCCAGAGATACCGCCTGCAGCAGCCATTGCCCCCACCACCGCCGCCGCCACCCCCACCGTACTATCCCAGCTTCTTGCCCTACTTCCT CTCGATGCTGCCAATGTCCCCCACAGCCATGGGGCCCACCATCAGCCTGGACCTGGACGTGGACGACGTGGAGATGGAGAATTACGAG GCCCTCTTAAACCTGGCAGAGCGACTGGGAGACGCCAAGCCCCGGGGCCTCACCAAAGCAGACATTGAGCAGCTCCCGTCCTATCGCTTCAACCCCGACAGCCACCAGTCGGAGCAGACGCT ATGTGTCGTCTGCTTCAGTGACTTCGAAGCACGCCAGCTACTCCGGGTTCTCCCGTGCAACCACGAGTTCCATGCCAAATGCGTGGACAAGTGGCTAAAG GCCAACCGGACATGTCCCATCTGCCGGGCAGACGCCTCTGAGGTGCCCAGGGAGGCCGAGTGA